A genomic region of Gemmata massiliana contains the following coding sequences:
- a CDS encoding M50 family metallopeptidase, producing the protein MFSSLKLGRLFGIDLYIHPTFWLLPLFVVMSGGGASAGELTSEVLFVFALFACVALHEFGHALAAASYGIRTRDITLYPVGGVASLEGMPEKPGQEIVVALAGPAVNVVIAVGLVLGLSAGGLGLPWERMSDPIEAFVNRLLVANVFLVLFNLLPAFPMDGGRVLRALLATQMTRLRATEVAVTVGTVVAVLFFVGGLMIPQFSLMAIAVVVWLMGQSELASLRVLAARREMERRARAFFGEPEPAPEYPGDANVDLAARRFTGIAWDTVHGVWIQWVNGVPVRALSR; encoded by the coding sequence ATGTTTAGCTCTTTGAAACTAGGCCGATTGTTCGGCATTGACCTATACATCCACCCGACGTTTTGGCTCCTGCCGCTGTTCGTTGTGATGTCCGGGGGCGGGGCGAGCGCGGGAGAACTCACCTCCGAAGTTCTGTTCGTGTTCGCCCTGTTCGCGTGCGTCGCGCTGCACGAGTTCGGGCACGCGCTCGCCGCGGCCTCGTATGGCATCCGCACGCGGGACATCACGCTGTATCCGGTCGGCGGCGTGGCGTCACTCGAAGGTATGCCGGAAAAACCGGGGCAAGAGATTGTGGTCGCCCTCGCTGGTCCCGCGGTGAACGTCGTGATCGCGGTCGGGCTAGTGCTCGGGTTGTCCGCGGGCGGACTGGGGCTCCCCTGGGAGCGGATGTCGGATCCGATCGAAGCGTTTGTTAACCGCTTGCTCGTAGCGAACGTGTTTTTGGTTCTGTTTAACTTGCTGCCGGCGTTCCCGATGGACGGGGGCCGCGTGTTGCGGGCGCTGCTCGCGACGCAGATGACGCGCCTGCGTGCGACTGAGGTCGCGGTAACGGTCGGCACCGTGGTCGCTGTGCTGTTCTTCGTCGGCGGACTCATGATCCCGCAGTTCAGCCTGATGGCCATTGCGGTCGTGGTCTGGCTGATGGGTCAATCCGAACTCGCGTCCCTGCGGGTGCTCGCGGCTCGAAGGGAAATGGAGCGCCGGGCGCGGGCCTTCTTCGGAGAGCCGGAACCGGCCCCAGAATATCCGGGTGACGCGAACGTAGATCTCGCAGCGCGCCGGTTCACGGGCATCGCGTGGGACACGGTTCACGGTGTCTGGATTCAGTGGGTGAACGGCGTCCCGGTTCGGGCGCTGTCGCGATAG
- a CDS encoding MlaE family ABC transporter permease, whose translation MSSARPVPAFVARWTGPFTNAMIAFGDWWLFSLRAVKGIAQRAFGSRDFLRLSVEVGTNSVSVVAITGMFIGMVLAVQAYGQFHTIGLETSLGAVIHISVVRELGPVLAAVMLAGRVGSAMAAELATMRVTEQLDALACLGVDPVKYLAGPRLLAALFLLPLLTVLADVMGLLGSSLICLHVYNIDSFHYWRHTREFVKVWDVMVGLGKAFVFGGVLSLIACHRGFNSRPGAEGVGRAATEAFVVAFVAILMIDFVLAMLANTVYALVWPPTNAKVV comes from the coding sequence ATGTCTTCTGCTCGTCCCGTACCCGCGTTCGTTGCCCGGTGGACCGGTCCGTTCACGAACGCCATGATCGCGTTCGGGGATTGGTGGCTGTTTTCGCTGCGCGCCGTGAAGGGGATTGCCCAGCGCGCTTTTGGGAGCCGGGACTTCCTGCGGCTCTCGGTCGAGGTCGGTACCAATAGCGTGAGCGTGGTCGCGATCACCGGTATGTTCATCGGCATGGTGCTCGCAGTCCAAGCCTACGGCCAGTTCCACACGATCGGCCTGGAAACGTCGCTCGGCGCGGTCATTCACATATCGGTGGTCCGAGAACTCGGCCCGGTCCTCGCGGCTGTCATGCTCGCTGGTCGGGTCGGGTCCGCGATGGCCGCGGAACTCGCGACGATGCGCGTGACCGAGCAACTCGACGCGCTCGCGTGCCTCGGCGTAGACCCGGTGAAGTATCTGGCCGGCCCGCGCCTGCTCGCGGCTCTCTTCTTGCTCCCCCTGCTTACCGTACTAGCGGACGTCATGGGCCTGCTCGGTAGTTCCCTGATCTGCCTGCACGTGTACAACATTGACAGTTTTCACTACTGGCGCCACACCCGTGAGTTCGTTAAAGTGTGGGACGTGATGGTGGGTTTGGGGAAGGCGTTCGTGTTCGGCGGCGTGCTGTCGCTGATCGCGTGCCACCGCGGGTTCAACAGTCGGCCCGGAGCCGAAGGGGTCGGGCGGGCTGCGACCGAAGCGTTCGTCGTGGCGTTCGTCGCCATCTTGATGATCGACTTCGTTCTCGCGATGTTGGCCAACACCGTTTACGCTCTCGTGTGGCCGCCCACTAACGCAAAAGTCGTTTGA
- a CDS encoding citrate/2-methylcitrate synthase yields MTTPAYSPGLEGVPAGETAICTVADGLSYRGYSVGDLAENCSFDEVAFLLLHGELPSAARLQEFHAGVAAARRLPPSLKDLFAALPKWTTPLDALRTAISALGHFDQDAADNSHVANLRKSERLLAQIPVAIADQCRIAKGLPVVPARQDLSHAANFLYMLRGEEASPAEVKALDVSLILYAEHEFNASTFAARVIVSTLSDLHSGVTGAIGALKGPLHGGANEKVMDILLATGGPDQAEAWTKAALARKERIMGFGHRVYKAGDVRASILKKYAAEAATVAGTTKWEETADIIERVMAAEKNMYPNLDWPAGRLYHAMKLEIPLYTPIFAMSRITGWAAHVIEQLDNNRLIRPRAIYKGPAPRTVKPIAERG; encoded by the coding sequence ATGACCACACCGGCTTACTCTCCCGGTCTCGAAGGCGTGCCTGCCGGCGAAACTGCCATCTGCACGGTCGCGGACGGTCTGAGCTACCGCGGCTACAGCGTCGGCGATCTCGCGGAAAATTGCTCGTTCGACGAGGTCGCGTTCCTCTTACTGCACGGCGAACTGCCATCTGCGGCGCGGTTGCAGGAGTTCCACGCGGGTGTAGCTGCTGCGCGAAGGCTCCCGCCTTCGCTGAAGGATCTGTTCGCCGCGCTACCCAAGTGGACGACGCCGCTCGACGCGCTTCGCACCGCGATCAGTGCGCTGGGGCACTTCGACCAGGACGCGGCCGATAATTCGCACGTCGCGAACTTGCGCAAGTCCGAGCGCCTACTGGCACAGATTCCGGTCGCGATCGCGGACCAGTGCCGGATCGCAAAAGGGCTGCCCGTTGTGCCCGCGCGCCAGGATTTGTCGCACGCAGCGAACTTTCTTTACATGCTCCGAGGGGAAGAAGCGTCGCCGGCCGAGGTAAAGGCGCTGGACGTGTCGCTGATCCTCTACGCCGAGCACGAGTTCAACGCGAGTACATTCGCGGCGCGGGTGATCGTCTCAACGCTCTCGGACCTTCACAGCGGCGTTACCGGAGCCATCGGCGCGCTGAAAGGTCCGCTCCACGGCGGCGCGAACGAGAAGGTGATGGACATCTTGCTCGCGACCGGTGGCCCGGACCAGGCCGAGGCGTGGACGAAGGCCGCGCTCGCGCGCAAAGAGCGCATCATGGGATTCGGCCACCGAGTTTACAAGGCTGGTGACGTGCGTGCGAGCATTCTGAAGAAGTATGCGGCCGAGGCCGCGACGGTGGCCGGTACGACGAAGTGGGAAGAAACGGCCGATATCATCGAACGGGTGATGGCGGCCGAGAAGAACATGTACCCGAACCTTGACTGGCCCGCCGGTCGGCTGTATCACGCGATGAAGCTCGAAATTCCGCTGTACACGCCGATCTTCGCGATGTCGCGCATTACGGGGTGGGCGGCACACGTGATCGAGCAACTCGACAACAATCGGCTCATCCGACCCCGCGCGATCTACAAGGGACCGGCCCCGCGCACGGTGAAGCCGATCGCCGAACGTGGGTAA
- a CDS encoding STAS domain-containing protein: MASDADLTNEFFQVKRHGDVAVVVPSPQVEDLPETLLQPAAEMVLAPLKEDPPNNIIVDLSAVTYFGSAFITFLLRCHHLLAARGSELVLAGVNPNIRELLRITNLEMYWALYDTAAEAISALGGSD; encoded by the coding sequence ATGGCGTCCGACGCGGACCTGACTAATGAGTTCTTCCAGGTCAAGCGGCACGGCGACGTCGCCGTAGTCGTGCCGTCGCCCCAAGTGGAAGATTTACCCGAAACGCTCCTCCAGCCGGCCGCCGAGATGGTTCTCGCGCCGCTGAAGGAAGACCCGCCGAACAACATCATCGTGGACCTGTCCGCGGTCACGTATTTCGGCTCGGCGTTCATCACGTTCTTGTTGCGCTGTCACCACTTGTTGGCCGCGCGGGGGAGCGAACTGGTACTCGCCGGGGTGAACCCCAACATCCGCGAACTGCTGCGGATCACCAATTTGGAAATGTACTGGGCGCTCTACGACACCGCCGCGGAAGCGATCTCCGCGCTCGGTGGCAGCGATTGA
- a CDS encoding SMP-30/gluconolactonase/LRE family protein, with protein MTRLAPLTLFALLAILPALPAVDEIPANKQYQAFIQKQAAELRKNDKAPATLGEWQKQEAELRKNLLAAWGGEVCFPSKPCDLSSQQHGEPLKRDGYTVEKLTFQTRPGVRMTANLYVPDSAKKKPAPAILQVHGHWKGAKQDPVVQSRCIGAAKLGFVVLCVDAFGAGERGIGTALGEYHGEMTAATLLPLGTPLSGLQVYENMRAVDYLETRPEVDKDKIGITGASGGGNQTMYAGAWDKRFKCVVPVCSVGNYQAYLQAACCMCEVVPGALKFTEEWAVLGLVAPRALMVINATKDAIQFSVGEAKKSLALTAPVFKLCGKPDNLQHAIFEGPHDYSKPMREAMYGFMALHLKGEGKGDPIPEPKFETEKPEDLRCFPGDTRPKDFMTLPKFAAQEGKKQRDGKLIPSTKEEWDRESEAHRAALLKLVRSPGDLSAYWRLAPPAIALDPEEGVKLSGVVETGGLNAPVVVLLNLDGAASAQKGELYRELKKSRAIVVTFDLRGTGTLAASGDRIGRAPDHNSAEWGLWLGRPLLKQWCTDLHRALTVLREGDEREIIVIGEGPAGLVALCAAAIDKRITKVAAVNTLASFVTDEPYTNQRLGTLAPGILRDVGDVAHIAALCAGKCVVIAGGASGGGQSLKADELASAYEPASRVFKLLGQEKDFVLTTPENVVKGLGFAAADAKDEPIFEPGAKLTKLAGDGAAGEGPAWDAKFGVFTSGEKGIHQLTPDGEKKVWREKSGTNGLLFDREGKLVCCEPVSRSVSRIDRDGKRTVLTDAFGGKKYNQPNDLTIDSKDRIYFSDPRYGSRDDMQQKDEKGNTIEGVYRIDTDGKVSRVIGREVERANGVLVSADDKYLFVADNNNDTGGARKLWRFDLKADGTVDPKSQKLLHDWGRGRGPDGLKQDAKGRLYVAGGLNKPNPPAEPATDVKGGIYVIDPETGNLLAFVGVPTDEVTNCAFGGDDLKTLYITGGGTLYSIKTTTAGRVLWPKK; from the coding sequence ATGACTCGCCTCGCTCCACTCACGTTGTTCGCATTGCTCGCGATTCTTCCGGCCCTCCCCGCAGTGGACGAGATTCCGGCCAACAAGCAGTATCAGGCGTTCATTCAGAAGCAGGCCGCGGAGTTGCGAAAGAACGACAAGGCACCCGCAACCCTCGGTGAGTGGCAGAAGCAGGAAGCCGAGCTGCGCAAGAACTTACTCGCGGCGTGGGGAGGAGAGGTGTGCTTCCCGTCTAAACCGTGTGATCTCAGCTCGCAGCAACACGGCGAGCCACTCAAGCGCGACGGCTACACAGTTGAGAAACTCACGTTTCAAACGCGGCCCGGTGTCCGCATGACCGCGAACCTTTATGTGCCGGATAGCGCGAAGAAGAAACCCGCTCCTGCAATCCTGCAAGTTCACGGGCACTGGAAGGGCGCGAAGCAAGACCCGGTCGTGCAATCGCGCTGCATCGGCGCGGCGAAACTCGGGTTCGTTGTGCTGTGCGTGGATGCGTTCGGCGCGGGTGAGCGCGGCATCGGCACGGCGCTCGGTGAGTACCACGGGGAGATGACCGCCGCGACGCTGCTTCCGCTCGGCACGCCGTTGTCCGGGCTTCAAGTGTACGAGAACATGCGGGCCGTCGATTACCTCGAAACGCGCCCCGAAGTGGACAAGGACAAGATCGGCATCACGGGTGCGAGCGGCGGCGGTAACCAGACGATGTACGCGGGGGCGTGGGACAAGCGGTTCAAGTGCGTCGTGCCGGTGTGCTCGGTCGGCAATTATCAGGCGTATTTGCAGGCCGCGTGTTGCATGTGTGAGGTGGTGCCCGGTGCTCTGAAGTTTACCGAAGAGTGGGCCGTTCTCGGGCTGGTCGCGCCGCGGGCACTTATGGTGATTAACGCGACAAAGGACGCTATTCAGTTCTCGGTGGGCGAAGCGAAAAAGTCGCTAGCGCTGACCGCCCCTGTGTTCAAGCTGTGTGGCAAGCCGGACAACCTGCAGCACGCGATTTTCGAGGGGCCGCACGACTACAGCAAGCCGATGCGGGAGGCGATGTACGGCTTCATGGCGCTTCACCTGAAGGGCGAGGGGAAGGGCGATCCGATCCCCGAGCCGAAATTCGAGACAGAGAAACCGGAAGACCTGCGGTGCTTCCCCGGTGACACGCGACCGAAGGACTTCATGACGCTTCCGAAGTTCGCGGCGCAGGAAGGGAAGAAGCAGCGCGATGGCAAACTGATACCGTCCACAAAGGAGGAGTGGGACCGAGAGAGCGAAGCGCATCGAGCCGCGCTGTTGAAACTCGTTCGCTCACCCGGTGATCTCAGCGCGTATTGGCGTTTAGCGCCACCGGCCATCGCGCTCGATCCCGAAGAAGGGGTGAAGTTATCGGGGGTAGTAGAAACCGGTGGGCTGAACGCGCCGGTGGTGGTTCTTCTGAACTTGGACGGTGCAGCCTCGGCGCAGAAGGGCGAACTGTACCGCGAGCTGAAGAAGTCCAGAGCCATTGTCGTTACGTTCGACCTCCGTGGAACCGGAACGCTGGCCGCTAGTGGCGATCGCATCGGGCGCGCGCCGGACCACAACTCTGCCGAGTGGGGACTGTGGCTCGGTCGCCCACTGCTGAAACAATGGTGTACCGACCTTCATCGCGCGCTGACCGTACTTCGCGAAGGCGACGAGAGAGAAATCATCGTTATCGGTGAAGGCCCGGCCGGACTGGTCGCGCTGTGTGCCGCCGCAATCGACAAGCGCATTACCAAAGTCGCGGCCGTCAACACGCTCGCCAGTTTCGTGACGGACGAGCCGTACACCAACCAGCGTCTCGGCACGCTCGCGCCGGGCATCCTGCGCGACGTAGGTGATGTTGCGCACATCGCGGCACTGTGCGCGGGTAAGTGCGTGGTGATCGCGGGCGGCGCTTCTGGCGGTGGACAGTCTCTTAAGGCCGACGAACTTGCTTCCGCTTATGAACCCGCTTCGCGCGTGTTCAAGTTGCTCGGTCAGGAGAAGGATTTCGTTCTCACGACGCCCGAGAACGTGGTGAAAGGGTTGGGATTCGCCGCGGCCGACGCGAAAGATGAGCCGATCTTTGAGCCCGGCGCCAAGCTCACGAAACTCGCCGGTGACGGCGCTGCGGGCGAGGGGCCGGCGTGGGACGCGAAGTTCGGCGTGTTCACGAGCGGCGAGAAGGGGATTCACCAACTCACCCCAGACGGCGAGAAAAAAGTCTGGCGCGAGAAGTCCGGCACCAACGGGTTACTCTTTGACCGCGAAGGCAAGCTCGTGTGCTGCGAACCGGTGTCGCGCTCGGTTTCGCGCATCGACCGCGATGGCAAACGCACGGTGCTCACGGATGCGTTCGGTGGCAAGAAGTATAACCAGCCCAACGACCTCACTATTGACTCGAAGGACCGTATCTACTTCTCCGATCCGCGGTACGGCTCGCGCGACGACATGCAGCAGAAGGACGAGAAGGGGAACACGATCGAGGGGGTGTACCGCATCGACACCGACGGCAAGGTGAGTCGCGTCATCGGGCGTGAGGTGGAACGCGCCAATGGTGTGCTAGTTTCTGCCGATGACAAGTATCTCTTCGTCGCGGACAACAACAACGACACGGGCGGTGCGCGGAAGCTCTGGCGCTTCGATCTGAAAGCGGACGGCACCGTCGACCCCAAAAGTCAAAAACTCCTTCACGATTGGGGTAGGGGGCGCGGGCCGGATGGCTTGAAGCAGGACGCGAAGGGGCGGCTGTACGTCGCGGGTGGGTTGAACAAACCCAACCCACCGGCCGAACCCGCGACTGATGTGAAGGGTGGGATTTACGTGATCGATCCCGAGACGGGGAACCTGCTCGCGTTCGTTGGCGTGCCGACCGACGAAGTCACGAACTGCGCCTTTGGCGGTGACGATCTGAAGACACTCTACATCACCGGTGGCGGTACGCTTTACAGCATCAAGACGACTACCGCCGGTCGCGTACTATGGCCGAAGAAGTGA
- a CDS encoding agmatine deiminase family protein, protein MTVPTLLDKPAARGYRMPAEWEPHAATWLGWPHRESDWPGRLEPIPWVYAEIVRALTRHEVVNLLVPDAKRADFAADVLSRANADMGRVKLWELPTDRSWLRDSGPIFVTNAAGERIALDWRFNAWAKYPDWQRDDLVPAFAAQKLNVPSLQPTHNGHRVVLEGGSIDVNGAGLLLTTEECLLSKTQERNPPFSRADYEQVFADYLGVKKVLWLNRGIVGDDTHGHIDDLARFVGARTVVTVVETNTADENYAILQENRERLESVTDLSGTKLEVVPLPMPRPLIFDGTRLPTSYANFYIANGVVIVPTFNDPADRVALGTLADLFPGREVVGISCVDLVWGLGTLHCMTQQEPL, encoded by the coding sequence ATGACGGTACCGACACTCCTCGATAAGCCCGCCGCACGCGGGTACCGAATGCCCGCAGAATGGGAGCCGCACGCGGCCACTTGGCTCGGGTGGCCGCACCGCGAATCCGACTGGCCGGGGCGCCTCGAACCGATCCCCTGGGTGTACGCGGAGATCGTCCGTGCCCTCACCCGACACGAGGTGGTGAACCTGCTCGTTCCCGACGCAAAACGCGCAGACTTCGCAGCCGATGTACTTTCGCGCGCGAACGCGGACATGGGCCGCGTGAAGTTGTGGGAGTTGCCCACCGACCGATCCTGGTTGCGCGACTCCGGCCCGATCTTCGTGACCAACGCCGCCGGTGAGCGCATCGCCCTCGACTGGCGGTTCAACGCCTGGGCCAAGTATCCCGACTGGCAGCGGGACGATCTGGTGCCCGCGTTCGCTGCGCAGAAGCTGAACGTGCCGAGTCTGCAACCGACCCACAACGGGCACCGCGTGGTACTCGAAGGCGGGAGCATCGACGTGAACGGCGCCGGGCTATTGCTCACAACCGAAGAGTGCCTGCTGAGCAAAACGCAGGAGCGCAATCCACCGTTCTCGCGTGCGGACTACGAGCAAGTGTTCGCGGACTACCTCGGCGTGAAGAAGGTGCTGTGGCTGAACCGCGGGATCGTGGGCGACGACACGCACGGGCACATCGACGACCTCGCGCGGTTCGTGGGGGCGCGGACCGTTGTGACCGTGGTGGAAACGAACACCGCGGACGAGAACTACGCGATCCTTCAGGAGAACCGCGAGCGGCTTGAGTCCGTGACTGACCTGAGTGGCACGAAGCTCGAAGTGGTGCCGCTACCGATGCCGCGCCCGCTGATCTTTGATGGCACGCGCCTGCCTACGAGCTACGCGAACTTCTACATCGCGAACGGCGTGGTGATCGTACCGACGTTCAACGACCCGGCCGACCGCGTCGCGCTGGGCACGCTCGCGGACCTGTTCCCCGGGCGCGAAGTGGTCGGAATTAGCTGCGTCGATCTGGTGTGGGGATTGGGCACGCTGCACTGCATGACACAACAAGAACCACTTTGA
- a CDS encoding response regulator, protein MSSRYGTILLVEDDPDLRSTLETLLHSAGYEVIATGNGLRAVELAYEHKPTTAIIDMLLPGQSGFQVTLALKERFGDQIRVVIMSGYTSEAHQHYASAAGAEQFLPKPFGPSTLLNIVAAMCPPCQTPVVSTRRKVKIGV, encoded by the coding sequence ATGTCGTCACGCTACGGCACGATTCTACTCGTCGAAGACGATCCCGACCTGCGCAGCACTCTCGAAACTCTTCTTCACAGCGCGGGTTACGAAGTTATCGCCACCGGTAACGGTCTCCGGGCGGTTGAACTGGCCTACGAGCACAAACCCACCACAGCAATCATTGACATGCTCCTGCCCGGTCAGAGCGGGTTCCAGGTTACGCTCGCTCTGAAAGAGCGGTTCGGAGACCAGATCCGCGTTGTCATCATGTCAGGCTACACGTCCGAAGCTCACCAGCACTACGCTTCCGCCGCCGGTGCTGAGCAATTCCTGCCGAAGCCGTTTGGCCCGAGTACGCTGTTAAACATCGTTGCCGCAATGTGCCCGCCGTGTCAAACACCGGTCGTGAGCACGCGCCGCAAAGTGAAGATTGGTGTGTGA
- a CDS encoding esterase-like activity of phytase family protein yields MISLSRLGAIALVVTTISLPARAADPIKHGFLATGAETFIVDESGKVIWKCPHSSRDGWVLDNGNVLLALSKSKAYPGGGVAEIDKDGKEVFAFKGTQSEVNTVQPLGDGKVLLTEAGDKPRVLEVNRDGKVLAEVPLQAQTKDHHLQTRMTRKLPNGNYLVPQLLDRVVREYDPKGKIVWEVKTPHMPFTAIRLPDGNTLIGCTLGNLVIEVDKGGKEVWRVTNDDLPNKPINDAWGVQRLENGNTVITSHHATTKQTKLTEVTREKKVVWTYTDDRKSGIHHFQILDAKGKPEKNPLR; encoded by the coding sequence ATGATCTCCCTCTCCCGACTGGGTGCAATCGCGCTCGTTGTCACCACGATTTCGTTGCCCGCACGGGCTGCCGATCCGATCAAACACGGGTTCCTCGCTACGGGCGCGGAAACGTTTATCGTTGACGAATCCGGCAAGGTGATATGGAAGTGCCCTCATTCGTCGCGCGACGGCTGGGTGCTCGATAACGGCAATGTGTTGCTCGCGCTCTCGAAGAGCAAAGCCTATCCAGGCGGTGGAGTTGCGGAGATCGATAAGGATGGCAAAGAAGTCTTCGCGTTCAAGGGCACGCAATCTGAAGTGAACACTGTTCAGCCGCTCGGTGATGGGAAAGTGCTACTGACCGAGGCCGGCGACAAGCCGCGCGTCCTCGAAGTGAACCGCGACGGGAAGGTACTCGCCGAAGTGCCGTTGCAAGCGCAAACGAAGGATCACCACCTCCAAACACGGATGACGCGGAAGCTCCCCAACGGCAACTACCTTGTACCGCAACTCTTGGATCGCGTGGTGCGCGAGTACGACCCCAAAGGGAAGATCGTGTGGGAGGTGAAGACCCCGCACATGCCGTTCACCGCGATCCGCCTGCCCGACGGTAACACGCTGATCGGCTGCACGCTCGGTAACTTGGTGATCGAAGTGGATAAGGGCGGTAAGGAAGTCTGGCGCGTGACGAACGATGACCTGCCGAACAAGCCGATCAACGACGCCTGGGGCGTGCAGCGCCTGGAGAACGGCAACACGGTGATTACGAGCCACCACGCGACCACCAAACAAACGAAGCTCACCGAAGTGACGCGCGAGAAGAAGGTGGTGTGGACCTACACCGACGATCGCAAGAGCGGTATTCATCACTTCCAGATTCTGGACGCGAAGGGCAAACCCGAGAAGAACCCGCTGCGGTAG
- a CDS encoding clan AA aspartic protease, which yields MIWGVVNARREAVVTLRLRGPDGAEISVDAVIDSGFSGSLTLPAATVTTLGLTRQSGGSAIFADGSSHSFDIFAAEVEWDGNWRTVLVSAVGTETLMGMGLLVGHELRIEVIPGGEVEINPLP from the coding sequence ATGATCTGGGGCGTAGTGAACGCGCGCCGCGAAGCCGTCGTTACGCTCCGCTTGCGCGGGCCGGATGGGGCAGAGATAAGTGTCGATGCCGTGATCGATTCGGGATTCAGCGGGTCACTCACGTTGCCGGCCGCAACGGTCACAACTCTGGGCCTGACCCGCCAATCGGGTGGCAGTGCGATATTCGCCGATGGGTCGTCCCACTCGTTCGATATCTTCGCGGCAGAGGTCGAGTGGGACGGGAACTGGCGAACCGTACTCGTGTCGGCCGTGGGCACCGAGACCCTAATGGGAATGGGGCTTTTGGTCGGACACGAGTTGCGAATCGAAGTCATACCGGGCGGCGAAGTGGAGATCAACCCACTACCCTGA
- a CDS encoding protein-tyrosine phosphatase family protein, with protein MADHTDGASFGCNWISLGNGRLTLWHRPGAKAVSQLKAFGCNCILTLLSSREGAPAVGKLAEHAGLEWMWLPLENGQPPQGEVAESILLALPALAERLDAGRSTLIHCSAGIHRTGMVAYALLRWYGHDEDRALAIIGEMRAHTGEGIQRKQIDWGNKTVPLGSRA; from the coding sequence ATGGCGGACCACACAGATGGTGCCAGTTTTGGCTGTAACTGGATCTCGCTCGGAAACGGGCGCCTCACGCTCTGGCACCGGCCTGGAGCGAAGGCCGTATCGCAGTTGAAGGCCTTTGGTTGCAACTGCATTCTGACCCTGCTGTCGTCTCGAGAGGGTGCGCCTGCGGTCGGTAAACTGGCCGAACACGCGGGCCTCGAATGGATGTGGTTGCCACTTGAGAATGGACAACCCCCACAAGGAGAAGTCGCCGAATCAATCTTGTTGGCACTTCCCGCCCTCGCCGAGCGCCTTGATGCGGGGCGCTCGACCCTCATCCACTGTTCGGCCGGCATCCACCGAACCGGAATGGTCGCGTATGCGCTGTTGCGCTGGTACGGTCACGACGAAGATCGCGCGTTGGCGATTATTGGCGAAATGAGAGCGCACACGGGAGAGGGCATCCAGCGAAAACAGATCGACTGGGGGAATAAAACTGTGCCCCTTGGTTCCCGTGCGTGA
- a CDS encoding DMT family transporter → MAWVYLLIAAAFEIGWAIGLKYTQGFTKLWPSVFTVTAMVVSFVFLSLAVRTIPVGTGYVVWTGIGAVGAAILGIILFGEPITVWRALFLLLIVSGVVGLKFTAH, encoded by the coding sequence ATGGCTTGGGTGTATCTTCTCATCGCTGCCGCTTTCGAGATCGGCTGGGCCATCGGCCTGAAATACACGCAGGGCTTCACGAAGCTCTGGCCAAGCGTGTTCACTGTCACCGCGATGGTCGTGAGCTTCGTCTTCCTGTCGCTGGCCGTTCGGACCATTCCGGTCGGCACGGGGTACGTGGTCTGGACGGGCATCGGCGCGGTCGGAGCGGCTATCCTCGGCATCATCCTGTTCGGCGAACCAATCACAGTTTGGCGTGCTCTCTTTTTACTGCTCATCGTGAGCGGAGTCGTGGGGCTCAAATTCACCGCCCACTGA